The genomic window TTTCAATCTCAGTTTTACATTTTTCAGTCCTAAAATTCCCATTAGGTTTTACTCTGTTTTTTTTGCTGAGACTCTttctattcattggaagaatgcTCTTATGTCCTGGCTGTATAgctgccttggggcttccctggtggctcagacagtaaagagtccgcctgcagtgcaggaaactcaggttcaatccctgggtcaggaagatcccctggagaaggaaatgccaacccgctctagtattcatgcctggagaatcccgtggacggagaggaacctggtaggctacagtccaaagggtcacaaaaacTCAGACACAATAGAGTGACTGAACATTTTTCATAGCTGCCTTATTTGATAATTCCAACACCTGTGTCATCTCAGGGTTGGCATTTTTTCCCTTATGGGTTGAGATTTTCCTAGTTCTTTGTCAAGTCGTTTTATATTGTATCCTAGATATTTTGAATATTACATTGTTAGACCATGGGTCTTGTTTCAGTCATGAAGGGAATGTTAATTTTTTTGTCTTAGCAGACTGGTTAGGTTCAGGCCTTAAGTTCTGACCTACCTTCTGTGGACTGTGATTCTTTTGATTCTGGCACTGAGATTAGGATTTGTCCTGTGTGTGTGCCAGCCAGTGACCAATCTGAACCTGGGCACAGCCCATACAAATGGATTGACTAGCCAGTAGGTCAGTTCTCAGAACCTTTGATATGTTGTTTAGAATCAGATCACATATGTGAGCCCAGGAGTTTCTACACCACCTCATTCCCAACtctccactatctccccaagACTTTCTGGTTCCCTGCAGCTCATTTTCATGGTCCTTCAGTAGGAAGTCAGGGGGTTAATTTGCCCAGTGTGCCATGCATTTCCCACAACTGCCTCTGTATCCAGGGCTAAGTGGTAGAGGACAGAGGGAGAAAAGTGAGCAATAGGACTTGGCCTCAACTCTTGAGGCCATAGCTCCTCTGGTCAGAAAGGATTCATACTCCTCAGAGAGATAGGCATCTACCCAGTCTCCCCCTGTGCTGATGCAGGATTGCCTGGAGTAGCAGAGAATGAAATTTTTTAGAAAggaactccccccacccctcccttctGAACCTTTGGAGTCCCCTTTTATGGTCCTTGGACCACAAAACAGGGCCTTGTAGTTCTTTCTGTGCATATCTGGTTTTgtatttcaagctggttttcagtCCAGGCCAGACAGTATCTGAGGCGGGAAAATGGGAAACTTGCTGCAATTTTGGTGGTACTTTAAAGCCTGATGTCTACCCCAGCGTGCCTTCTGTCATTTACTTTCAGACTCCTCAGACAGCTGTTCTGTACATTCTATCCAGAGTTTATACTTTATTAGTGGAGAGACAGGGCGAGTGTGCTTAATTACTTCTGTCTTGCCCAGAGCTAGAACTCCAAGATTTAcatcttttaacatttatttttacgcATTAATTCCTATTCATTGtaggaaatttagaaaatgcaaataattttaaaagggaaaaacatCACcagataaaaaatttttaattcatacATTAAGACTGTGGAATAAAATACTATGATCACTTTTTTTCcaggaaaagggggaaagagCAGCTGTGGAGAGGTGTACACATGCTATCACAGTAGAGAATTAAGCAAGGGCTTTTATGTTTCTTACTTAGGGGTTTATGCATGGATTGGAATCAACTTTGTTTTGGGAAGATTCGACCATGAAGATGGTGAGTGATACTGTCTTCTTAAGACAGTTCTAAGGGCTGAAGGTCTGTGTCATAACCAATCACTAGCATGTAAGTGctaattttgatttgtttttttccttcttttttcaaaaCTTAACATGcttcttttattgctttttaactttcctcatttatttcagtcccaatttgctttcttttatgGCTTTTTAACTTACCTCATTTATTTCAGAAGCTGATGCTGAGGCTCCCCAGGAATTGGTGACAGGACGCAGAAGGACAGTAGGGATACTGGATATGGGAGGAGCCTCTCTCCAAATTGCTTATGAAGTTCCTACCTCAACTTCTGTCCTTTCTCCACAAGAGGTATTTTACCTTTTGGGGAAATTCAGTTGCTAGGAATGCCCATCTTTGAGAAGGAAGGGCCTATGTTTTGACTTAGACCAACTGTCCTGGGTCCATATATTGCTTCAGATCATTGCTAGCTTATGTTATCTTGGGTCagttacctctctgagcctcaggttcctcatgTGTGAAAAGAGAATAATAACAGTATCTATTTCATAAAGTTGTGAGTATGAAATAACCACTTGTATAAAGTACTTAACAAGCTGCCCAATGTGTAATAAAAGCTTAGTACatttttagctattattattatactaCTTATCTGGAAGAGTTGCCTGAGGATTAAACATGATAATGTAAATCCCAGAGTACAGTGTTTGATAAATACTTATTCATTAGATGTTATTCCCTTTCTTTTACTGATGATTCcattcttgtgcttctgttatTCCTTGCCTTACTAGAATGTAAAGAATGCATTTTGAGGGAGAAGTTTTATTATacggaagaaaaagaaataagacattTTTCAGCACCTAGTATGTGCAAGACATAAGACATGTTACACTGCCCCAAAAGCTTGTGATCTATCAGTGGAGACAGCCTGTGGTAACAGGCAGACCACGACAGTTCTGTAATTTGATCTAAACTAGGGTTTCTCATCATTGGCACGATTAGCATTTTGGGCTGAATAAGTCTTTGTTGTAGAAGGTTGTCTGGTGCATTGTATGATGTTtcacagcatccctggcctccatcAGATGTCATAATGCCCCTATatcccccaaactcccagttttGACAATTAAAAGTGTCTTCAGACACTGCCAGTTGCCCCTGGCGGTGCAAAATCACCTCTGGTTGAGCATCTTGGGTCTAAACAGAGAGCCATGGCAGTGTGGGCACTGGCAGGGTGAACCACATTCACAAAGGCTTGAATAGGTGCCTTCCATGCTGCCTTCATGGAAAGTAAGGTATTTACCTGGTCCTTGGATGATAGCAGCCTTTTGTATAGTGGAGGTTAAGGGAAGGCCATCTGTATGGAGGTGACAGTATGCACAAAAGCACAGAAAAAACAGCAAAGAGCCCAGAATGTCCAGGGAATGATGAATAGCCTGTTGTAGTATAGGGTTTTTAAGTGTGGTAATAGGGAATGCTAGGAAGTGATAAGATAAAGAAAGTTAGATCATGAGGAGTTTTGGGAGCCATGCTAGGGGATTTGGCTTTTTTATCTGTAGATAGTAAGGAACAAGCAAACTTTTTTGAGTAGGGCGGTCATAAGGGCTTAAGTTTCATCATCTATGAAATAATTAAACTCTGAAAGTCACCAGCTCTGAATTTTGTGACTATGTTAATCGTGTGACAAGGTTAGGgtcattttatgtctttgtttAAAATAGCTCTATGAAGATGAAAGAATGCTATTAATACAAAATGTCTTAAAGAGTAGTCATAGCAAATGAAACCTGGTGTATTAGCAGTGTCATACCTTTCTAGAAATCAACCAAAACTAAAATTTCTTTTACATCGTATTGCAGGAAGAAGCTGCCAAGATCTTGCTGGCTGAGTTCAACCTGGGCTGTGATGTGCAACACACTGAACACGTGTATAGGGTTTACGTCACAACCTTTCTGGGTTTTGGGGGGAACTTTGCCCGGCAGCGCTATGAAGATCTTGTATTGAATGAAACTCTTAACAAGAACAGGTATGCTTGACATGGGATCTATGATTCTGAAATAGAATGTTGTCAGGCTGCAGATATTTGGGAGAAATGGTTACATCCTACCAAGATATTAATAGACATGTCCTTGCTTCCTCTTTCCTCACCACCCCTGCCAGTGGGGTAGCTTtgtgttgtcgttcagtcgctcagttgtgcccaactctttgtgaccccatggatgcagcacaccaggcttccctgtccatcactgtctctcGGAGCATGTCTATTAGCAGTCCCACTTGATCTTCATCGGAGTGCCTTCTAATCTTTGTTATTAGGACTTAGAAAAGCACAGTGTCTTATTGAAGTGCCCATCTTCAGACATGGCATCACAGGATAAGTGAGCTCAATTAAGTCATTAATTTAAATTGTGTAGTATAACGTAGCTTCTAGAAGTTTCTTCCACATGGAAGTGCTCAGAACCTGTTTGCCGAATTACAGTGGAGTTGCATTTGACGTGGGACTTAAAGATTCCATAGCGTGCATAAAATATTCTCTCTTTAAGTTCAGAGTAGACACTTTTTCCTCTAGCACTGCATGGATCACTGATTCTTCATTTGTGTGCCAGATAAAGTATttaaaccatacaaaaaagatcttcacgacccagataatcacgatggtgtgatcactgacctagagccagacatcctggaatgtgatgtcaagtgggccttagaaagcatcactacgaacaaagctagtggaggtgatggaattccagtggagctattccaaatcctgaaagatgatgctgtgaaagtgctgcactcaataggccagcaaatttggaaaactcagcagtggccacaggactggaaaaggtcagttttcattccaatcccaaagaaaggcaattccaaagaatgctcaaactaccgcacaattgcactcatctcaaacgctagtaaagtaatgctcaaaattctccaagccaggcttcagcaatatgtgaaccgtgaacttcctgatgttcaagctggttttagaaaaggaagaggaaccagagatcaaattgccaacatccgcaggatcatggaaaaagcaagagagttccagaaaaacatctatttctgctttattgactatgccaaagcctttgaccgtgtggatcacaataaactgtggaaaattcttcaagagatgggaataccaaaccacctgatctgcctcttgagaaatttgtatgcaggtcaggaagcaacagttagaactggacatggaacaacagactggttccaaataggaaaagaagttcgtcaaggctgtatattgtcaccctgtttatttaacttatatgcagagtacatcatgagaaacgctggactggaaggaacacaagctggaatcaagattgctgggagaaatatcaataacctcagatatgcagatgacaccacccttatggcagaaagtgaagaggaactcaaaagcctcttgatgaaagtgaaagaggagagtgaaaaagttggcttaaagctcaacattcagaaaacgaagatcatggcatccggtcccatcacttcatgggaaatagatggggaaacagtggaaacagtgtcagactttatttttctgggctccaaaatcactacagatggtgactgcagccatgaaattaaaagacacttactccttggaaggaaagttatgaccaacctagatagcatattgaaaagcagagacattactttgccaacaaaggttcgtctagtcaaggctatggtttttcctgtggtcatgtatggatgtgagagttggactgtgaagaatgctgagcgccgaagaattgatgtttttgaactgtggtgttggagaagactcttgagagtcccttggactgcgaggagatgcaaccagtccattctgaagatcataagccctgggatttctttggaaggaatgatgctaaagctgaaactccagtactttggccacctcatgcaaagagttgactcattggaaaagactctgatgctgggagggattgggggcaggaggataaggggacaacagaggatgagatggctggatggcatcactgactcgatggacatgagtctgagtgaactccgggagttggtgagggacagggaggcctggcgtgctgcgattcatggggtcgcaaagagttggatacgactgagtgactgatctgatctgatctgatacatatagTTGTGGGGTTTTTAGTATTTACAATTCTTTGTACCATCATGCACATTAAAGGACAGCATAATCGAGAACAGAGTTCTTTTCCACCATGAAACTATTCACCCCCATTTGTTTAGCTGGAAACAATAGCTTGAAAAGGTACTGGTGTATCCCATTTATAATAATTTCTCTACAGCAATCAATTGTCTTATACAGGGAGCGTGTTAGACAAAATATTGTCtcaagtcttttttgtttttctgagtctCAGCTCCTAAGAGTTCAAGGTGCTTTGGGAGAAGCCTGTTATTTGGATGATTGATGAATGCATTAAAATCAAGCAGTGTGTTTGTGTTCTGAAGATAGTCTTGCATATCCAGGCCTCCATACAAATGTTGCTTGGCCTAGAGCTCAGATGGCTCCCATTAGCACTGTGGTATCTGAAGAACAATTACTATGAAAGTTTCACACCAATTTTGTTTTGGTCCTTCTTCATTAGCTACTGtgcttccttttccattttcttcctttgttgttTTGCTCCTCCTTTATATCTGCCTGCTGTTTTCTGCTGCTTCAGAACAGGCTTGCATCATCTTCTTCTCACGTGTAAGTTTTTCCTCATTATGTATCTAAGTTACCTAATTCAGAAGACTGATTACTCATCTTGTGAAGCTGCTCATGTATAGAGAAATGTGTGCTTCCTGCGATGTTAAAACTTAATGTTTCTCTCTTTGTGATAATTTTCTGAGCTTTCCTTATAGGTGGTGTCACATCCTCAAAACAGGCTCCACTTGTTCCAAAGCATTTTATTGTGTTGCCACATTCCCATTCCGTCTTTCGGcctttacatgtgtgtgtgcatcttcACCCACAGTTGTCTTAGGAATTGATGAGTAGTTCACTGTATTTGGCAAACTACAGTTGTATTTGGTCTGCACTTAATTTCCACCTTTGGCCAGATCTGCATATTAATCTCTTATTGCTAGACAAGTACAGACTTGAAATAACCAGAGCTGTGTGATGACCATGGTGGGCATCAAAACTTGGCCCTCTCTCCCCCGCAGAGCTGGGCATGTCCTCGGTCCCTGTTGCCATCCATCGCCACTGCACCACTGCCATGGACTGTCTTCAGGACAGTCCTCAGCCCTTTTCACTTCACCTCCTCCCAGTTGTCTCTCAAAACATTAGAACTGTGATCAGCACAGTGAAATCTTTTCACTTTTAAGAGGCAAGTGGTAATGAAGACCAGATGGAGAATAGCAGATTCACATCTCCAGTTTCACTATATATTGGGAAATATGTGTGTTGActgaaaaactgaacaaaatcactgccatatttctctttttctaaattgAATTTGCATAATTTAAAAGTTCATGTGATGCAACCAAGTGGTAATGCTCATCCTTGTGTTTAGGGCTGTCATGTAGAGTAACAAGACGTCTGGGAAGCATCTTCAAGGAAGCTGGGTGCAGTAGtgatgtgttttgtttgtttttgtcattgTGACAGGTTGCTAGGCCACAAGACAGGTCTGAGTCCTGACAATCCTTTTCTGGATCCCTGCCTGCCTGTGGGACTCACAGATGTGGTGGAAAGGAACAGTCAGGTCCTGCATGTCCGAGGACGAGGGGACTGGGCGGCTTGTGGGGCCATGCTGAGCCCCCTGCTGGCTCGCTCCAACACCAGCCAGGCCTCACTGAACGGCATCTACCAGTCACCCATTGACTTCAACAACAGCGAGTTCTATGGTTTCTCCGAGTTCTTTTACTGTACGGAGGATGTGTTGCGCATCGGTGGCCGCTACCATGGGCCAACATTTGCCAAGGCTGCTCAGGtacattattaataataaaaatgactcaTACTGGCAGCAGCCATTTATTGGATGCTTAACTTTGTACCAGACGCTGTGCAAACGGCTTTGCATGTGTGATCTCACTGGCTTCTTGGCAGGAGCCCTGTGagcccttattttacagatgaggaggtgAACTTAGAGAAGTAACCTGCTATGCTCTACTGTCTGCTAATTAGTTAATCTTAGGTCTCCATGGATGTCCAGTTACCAGAATTATCACCCAGATCTAATATTGTCATGGGGGCTAATGGTTTTTCCTCCAGCTTGCCAATAGTCTTGTCTAATGTTTGTGGACAAAGTGTGATCTCCAGATATTTTCCACTTACTGGGTGTTCCCAGGTGTAAATGCTTTTGGAGATGATGTCACACAGGTGGGCAagtccactttcattttcttacctTGAGCTTTTAAGAGGCCAGTATGGACAGGTAAAAGTTTAGCTAGCATTCCACAATTCCTGTTCAATTTGGActcatctctttttcatttttgtatatttttctcttttagcaGAAAAACTTACGGGGAGATCTGTCCTCTCATATTTTTTATTATCTCCctctgtcttcttcaatttctgttaGTATGAGGGCTTAGTATAAGAAATAATATATGTAGTGTATGTACTGTTCTGTTCCCTAAAGGCAGTCCCTAAGACATTGAGGAAAGCCTGGTTTGTATTTGCCCTTTCCTCTCCAGCCTCCAGGAATACTGTCATATTTCCCTTCCTTTCCAACATTCCCTAACTGTCCATGGCCTGAATCTTTCTCTCAtttgaagaaatttttttcttcaaatcctTTTCCCTTGAACACCAGAGTAGGACTCAAGTTATTACTTGCCCAAACTGCTAGTAGCTTAATATGTTTTCTTTCTCAGggtaaagatgatttttttttttaaccttgactCAACTGTTATCTTCCCAGTGACATCTTCCTTGGCCATCCTATGCAGAATTGCAGCCCTCCCCAATATtacccttttctctttcatgcttaTTATCTTTCCCATGAGCACTTATGTTATCTAACACActctttgtatgtatgtgtgtataagtatgtatgcatgcatgtatatttGGTTATTGTCTGCCCCCCCCACCACTAGAAGGTAAGcttcataaaaatagaaatttttattttattcactgctaGAGCCACCTGGCACAAAGTAGACATTCAGGAAGTACTAGTTTATTAAACAAACCAAAAGGAATGATTCCTTTGGTGAGAATTACAAGGAGACAGGCCAGTGATAGACTTTTGACCATTCTGTTCCATCTGTTTGACTTGTTCATGTCAGTCCTATACAGGGTAGAATGAAGCTGTCTTTGGCTTTTGATGTTGCTACTCCCGGTCCTAACCTTACCCATCTCTAAAGCCTAAGAGGCTCAGGAGCCATGTCAGGCTGGCTTTGTATGGACATGGGGGCAATAGGAATAAAAAGGAGTATTCCTAGGCCACTCAAGTCACCTAGTGGCCTGAGTTCAAGGACTTGCCTTGCCCAGGACATGGCACAGTGTTAAATGACTGAATATACCATTTCTGTTTTCCTGTTAACTAATAACCCACAAGTAACTTTGGAAATGGAAAACTGACTGTAGGGGAATTACAGAGTTTACCTCCCATTTCGTGTTGCATCATTTCTCTGTGTTTGTTCCAGGATTACTGTGGCATGGCTTGGTCAGTACTCACTCAGAGATTCAAGAATGGCCTCTTTTCATCACATGCAGATGAGCATCGACTCAAGTAAGtaacttccttttctcctttaggtGTGGCCTTAAAATGTATGAACAATGAATGAGAGAGAGTGAGTAATAGTACAGATTGGATTTACATTGAAAGAGAATTTGGTTATTTTAGATTTGGATTTTCTGAAGGGTAGAGGCCAAAACCGTGAACTTCCTTTAGTGAAGCCAAGGaaaacaaactggtggttaccaaAAAGTGTTCTCTCCAAGTGGTTTGAAATCAAAAGCagtggtctttttatttttacatttttattaaaatgtcaaaCATGCAGAAAAGTAGAACAGAAACACATGTATAACTGTCACCTAGCTacaataaatatcaatattttgccAGTTTGGCTCATCAGTCCTCCCATTTTGTAAGTGttttagttaaaaattttaaacataaacgAAAATAGAACAATATAATGAGCTCCTGAGTACCTATCACCCAGCTTCTCTCCTATCAGCTGTCAACTCCCCAGCCCTTCTTATTTCATCTATTTTCCTACCCCacaaattgattcttttgaagcCAAACGTCATATTTCAGCATGCTCTCTGAAGGTAAAGGTtgttaggggaaaaaagaaagcaaaagaaaaacagtcacAGTAGCGTTGCTGCCTTGCTTGAAGGTGTGCCTCCCTTTTGTGGTCAAATTGAAGATAAGGTAGGCTCAGATTTGGCTCCACCTGGAGGTGAGGAAGGTGAAATGGGGAGAGAGGGGTCTTTTTGACATTTTAGTGAGAATATGCATAAAGcattaggttgttttttttttcgttctttaaaaaattattttttcacacAGATATCAGTGTTTTAAGTCAGCCTGGATGTACCAAGTTCTTCATGAAGGATTCCATTTTCCCTATGACTATCCAAATCTGCAGACAGCACAGCTGGTCTATGACCGAGAGGTTCAGTGGACGCTGGGAGCCATTCTGTATAAAACACGCTTCTTACCACTCAGGTAAGTGGACTGACCAAGCATCTTGAGCTTAGAGGATGGTAGTTGGTGCCTCAAAATAGGTTTCTTAAGTTACCGCTCcctcaaaaagagaaacaaaaaacatCCAAATTCCCCTTACTACTGCCATGTGAAACTGCTGTTACTTACCACATATGTTGAAACAGAAGGAAGTCTTGAGAATTATTGGTCTGGAGTCTGTTCTTCTTTGTAATGTCAGGAATTCagtaattttttaactttttccccTGCCGTGCTgcatgacttgtgggatcttagtaaccagggatccaacccacgccctgtccttggcagtgaaagcgccaagtcctaaccactggactgccagggaattcccaggaattcaattttatttatctacaaCAAATCAGTCTTTATAATTGAGCTCTTACAAACAACTTCTAAGATACTGACTGATGAACTAAAGTTACTCTGAAACTGTATCTGACTCGTtgttcattcagtcgtgtccgactgtttgtgaccccatggactgcagtatgccagacttctctttcaccatctcccagaacttgctcaaactcatgtccattgagtcagcgatgccatccaaccgtcttgtcctatgtcatcctcttctcctgccttctcttatttcccagcatcagggtcttttccaatgagttggctctttgcatcaaagtactggagcttcagcatcagcatcagtccttccaatgaatattcaggactgatttcctttagggttgactgatttgatctcacATCTGACTAAAGAACCAGTGTATGCTATTCCTATAGAGCAGTCTTTCTTGGTGGCCAAAGTCACTCTCGAGATCATGTCATTGACTTGGATGGCTTTTGGGTGGGCCAGAACAAAGGACAGGAGATGCATTTCGGGGATGTCTTGCTCTTATGTACCATAAGATATTTGGGATCATTTTTAGGTGCTCTCTCTTCTGGACTATTTCAGATGAACTCTTAATCTTTGGTGCCTGTTTCTTTAAACTCAATACTGTCGCAAGCCAGGTGAGTGAGAGAAGTGGGAAACTGGAGAGCATGTGCCCCAAACAAAAGGCTGATAACTGTCGTGCAGAAGTGCTGTCCCAGCATCTCCCAGCTCTCCTTGATCAACAGAAGCCAGAAGTCCACATTTTATATGTAGTCTTACTGTTTGgagattcacatttttaaaaaaacactgcaggtcaaacagaatgaaaatggATTGGGTGTTTGGACTACAAGAGAAGAGCTTCTCTTTTAGACAGACGGACCATTGCATTTAGGTTTACatgtctctattttttcttcAGATTACAATTTGTTAAGTGACATCTTTCTCTAGATATATCCTAAACTCTCAGGAAGCATagcaacttttttaaaaatacttatactCTGATTTCTTGAACAGGTTCAGGGGCCACCCTATTCTCATTAGTACTGTATTTACCAACTGTGTAGGCTGAGGTGGTATGGGGTCACTGTTAAGACATTTTACAGATAACCAGTCTTGTCTTACTATTCACTTTTTTGGCTTCTCATTTTGTCTCCTGATTTTAGAA from Bubalus kerabau isolate K-KA32 ecotype Philippines breed swamp buffalo chromosome 22, PCC_UOA_SB_1v2, whole genome shotgun sequence includes these protein-coding regions:
- the ENTPD7 gene encoding ectonucleoside triphosphate diphosphohydrolase 7 isoform X2, which translates into the protein MARISFSFLCPASWYFTVPTVSPFSRQRVAFLGLFFISCLLLLMLIMDFRHWGASSPRDRQYERYLARVGDLEATDTEDPDLNYGLVVDCGSSGSRIFVYFWPRHNGNPHDLLDIKQMRDRNSQPVVKKIKPGISAMADTPEHASDYLRPLLSFAAAHVPVKKHKETPLYILCTAGMRLLPERKQLAILADLVKDLPLEFDFLFSQSQAEVISGKQEGVYAWIGINFVLGRFDHEDEADAEAPQELVTGRRRTVGILDMGGASLQIAYEVPTSTSVLSPQEEEAAKILLAEFNLGCDVQHTEHVYRVYVTTFLGFGGNFARQRYEDLVLNETLNKNRLLGHKTGLSPDNPFLDPCLPVGLTDVVERNSQVLHVRGRGDWAACGAMLSPLLARSNTSQASLNGIYQSPIDFNNSEFYGFSEFFYCTEDVLRIGGRYHGPTFAKAAQDYCGMAWSVLTQRFKNGLFSSHADEHRLKYQCFKSAWMYQVLHEGFHFPYDYPNLQTAQLVYDREVQWTLGAILYKTRFLPLRCSLFWTISDELLIFGACFFKLNTVASQGSTAGRCPTGPW
- the ENTPD7 gene encoding ectonucleoside triphosphate diphosphohydrolase 7 isoform X3 translates to MARISFSFLCPASWYFTVPTVSPFSRQRVAFLGLFFISCLLLLMLIMDFRHWGASSPRDRQYERYLARVGDLEATDTEDPDLNYGLVVDCGSSGSRIFVYFWPRHNGNPHDLLDIKQMRDRNSQPVVKKIKPGISAMADTPEHASDYLRPLLSFAAAHVPVKKHKETPLYILCTAGMRLLPERKQLAILADLVKDLPLEFDFLFSQSQAEVISGKQEGVYAWIGINFVLGRFDHEDEADAEAPQELVTGRRRTVGILDMGGASLQIAYEVPTSTSVLSPQEEEAAKILLAEFNLGCDVQHTEHVYRVYVTTFLGFGGNFARQRYEDLVLNETLNKNRLLGHKTGLSPDNPFLDPCLPVGLTDVVERNSQVLHVRGRGDWAACGAMLSPLLARSNTSQASLNGIYQSPIDFNNSEFYGFSEFFYCTEDVLRIGGRYHGPTFAKAAQDYCGMAWSVLTQRFKNGLFSSHADEHRLKYQCFKSAWMYQVLHEGFHFPYDYPNLQTAQLVYDREVQWTLGAILYKTRFLPLREMMLIRQKSKLEQFFYSS
- the ENTPD7 gene encoding ectonucleoside triphosphate diphosphohydrolase 7 isoform X1 encodes the protein MARISFSFLCPASWYFTVPTVSPFSRQRVAFLGLFFISCLLLLMLIMDFRHWGASSPRDRQYERYLARVGDLEATDTEDPDLNYGLVVDCGSSGSRIFVYFWPRHNGNPHDLLDIKQMRDRNSQPVVKKIKPGISAMADTPEHASDYLRPLLSFAAAHVPVKKHKETPLYILCTAGMRLLPERKQLAILADLVKDLPLEFDFLFSQSQAEVISGKQEGVYAWIGINFVLGRFDHEDEADAEAPQELVTGRRRTVGILDMGGASLQIAYEVPTSTSVLSPQEEEAAKILLAEFNLGCDVQHTEHVYRVYVTTFLGFGGNFARQRYEDLVLNETLNKNRLLGHKTGLSPDNPFLDPCLPVGLTDVVERNSQVLHVRGRGDWAACGAMLSPLLARSNTSQASLNGIYQSPIDFNNSEFYGFSEFFYCTEDVLRIGGRYHGPTFAKAAQDYCGMAWSVLTQRFKNGLFSSHADEHRLKYQCFKSAWMYQVLHEGFHFPYDYPNLQTAQLVYDREVQWTLGAILYKTRFLPLRDLRQEGVRQAHGNWFRLSFVYNHYLFFACILVVLLAIILYLLRLRRIHHRQTRASAPLNLLWIEEVVPMIGVQVGP
- the ENTPD7 gene encoding ectonucleoside triphosphate diphosphohydrolase 7 isoform X4 codes for the protein MARYLARVGDLEATDTEDPDLNYGLVVDCGSSGSRIFVYFWPRHNGNPHDLLDIKQMRDRNSQPVVKKIKPGISAMADTPEHASDYLRPLLSFAAAHVPVKKHKETPLYILCTAGMRLLPERKQLAILADLVKDLPLEFDFLFSQSQAEVISGKQEGVYAWIGINFVLGRFDHEDEADAEAPQELVTGRRRTVGILDMGGASLQIAYEVPTSTSVLSPQEEEAAKILLAEFNLGCDVQHTEHVYRVYVTTFLGFGGNFARQRYEDLVLNETLNKNRLLGHKTGLSPDNPFLDPCLPVGLTDVVERNSQVLHVRGRGDWAACGAMLSPLLARSNTSQASLNGIYQSPIDFNNSEFYGFSEFFYCTEDVLRIGGRYHGPTFAKAAQDYCGMAWSVLTQRFKNGLFSSHADEHRLKYQCFKSAWMYQVLHEGFHFPYDYPNLQTAQLVYDREVQWTLGAILYKTRFLPLRDLRQEGVRQAHGNWFRLSFVYNHYLFFACILVVLLAIILYLLRLRRIHHRQTRASAPLNLLWIEEVVPMIGVQVGP